Proteins encoded in a region of the Pigmentiphaga litoralis genome:
- the metG gene encoding methionine--tRNA ligase has product MSRTIFVTTALPYANGSFHIGHIMEYIQADIWVRSMRMQGHTVHFVCADDAHGAPIMLKAESEQITPEALVARIAAERPQYLSGFHIAFDHWHSTHSSENTELSQGIYRRLRDAGLIETRTIEQFYDPVKGMFLADRYIKGTCPKCKSKDQYGDSCEVCGAVYAPTDLIDPYSTLTGATPVLKSSEHFFFKLSDPRCVEFLQQWTLGTNPSGLPRLQPEVYAKTREWLGEEGKLNDWDISRDAPYFGIEIPDAPGKYFYVWLDAPVGYLASLKAYCAKTGLDFDALLDPASSTEQYHFIGKDIVYFHALFWPAMLKFAGRKTPDGLNVHGFITVSGEKMSKSRGTGISPLRYLDIGMNAEWLRYYIAAKLNAHVEDLDFNPDDFIARVNSDLVGKYVNIASRASNFITKHFDGALAYHGDTAALTDELTGTTDTVRAAFEAREYGKALREIMACADRINQAFDAAQPWVMAKQAAANPEQKAALQDVCSRAVAGFKALSVMLTPVLPVIATRVARELFGLDRDFVWSDAAVLPDHVASYQHLAQRVDPKMLDALFEPPPAPAAPALIPGGEPIADTITIDDFAKIDLRIAKIVNCEHVDGSDKLLRLTLDAGEGRMRNVFSGIKSAYEPADLIGKLTVLVANLAPRKMKFGVSEGMVLAASDRDEKAKPGIYVLEPVDGATPGMRVR; this is encoded by the coding sequence ATGTCGCGCACGATCTTCGTCACCACCGCCCTTCCCTACGCCAACGGGTCCTTCCATATCGGCCACATCATGGAATACATCCAGGCCGACATCTGGGTCCGCAGCATGCGCATGCAGGGTCACACGGTGCATTTCGTGTGTGCCGACGACGCGCACGGCGCCCCGATCATGCTCAAGGCCGAGTCCGAGCAGATCACGCCCGAAGCGCTGGTCGCCCGGATCGCCGCCGAACGCCCGCAGTACCTCAGCGGCTTTCACATTGCCTTCGACCACTGGCATTCGACACACTCGTCCGAAAACACCGAGCTGTCGCAGGGCATCTATCGCCGCCTGCGCGACGCCGGCCTGATCGAAACGCGCACCATCGAACAGTTCTATGACCCGGTCAAGGGCATGTTCCTGGCCGACCGCTACATCAAGGGCACCTGCCCCAAGTGCAAGTCGAAAGACCAGTACGGCGATTCGTGCGAAGTCTGTGGCGCCGTGTACGCGCCCACCGACCTGATCGACCCGTATTCGACGCTGACCGGCGCCACCCCGGTGCTGAAAAGCTCGGAACATTTCTTCTTCAAGCTGTCCGATCCGCGCTGCGTCGAATTCCTGCAGCAATGGACCCTGGGCACCAACCCGTCGGGCTTGCCGCGCCTGCAGCCCGAGGTCTATGCCAAGACCCGCGAATGGCTGGGCGAAGAAGGCAAGCTGAACGACTGGGACATCTCCCGCGACGCGCCCTACTTCGGCATCGAGATTCCCGATGCGCCGGGCAAGTACTTCTATGTGTGGCTGGACGCCCCGGTGGGCTACCTGGCGTCGCTCAAGGCGTACTGCGCCAAGACCGGCCTGGACTTCGACGCCCTGCTCGATCCGGCCAGCAGCACCGAGCAATACCACTTCATTGGCAAGGACATCGTGTATTTCCACGCGCTGTTCTGGCCCGCCATGCTCAAGTTCGCCGGCCGCAAGACGCCCGACGGCCTGAACGTGCACGGCTTCATCACGGTCAGTGGCGAAAAGATGTCCAAGAGCCGCGGCACCGGCATTTCGCCGCTGCGCTACCTGGACATCGGCATGAATGCCGAATGGCTGCGCTATTACATTGCCGCCAAGCTCAACGCGCATGTCGAAGATCTGGACTTCAATCCCGACGACTTCATCGCGCGGGTGAACAGCGACCTGGTCGGCAAGTACGTCAACATCGCCAGCCGCGCGTCGAACTTCATCACCAAGCACTTTGACGGCGCCCTGGCCTACCACGGCGACACGGCTGCCCTGACCGACGAACTCACCGGCACGACCGACACCGTTCGCGCCGCGTTCGAAGCGCGCGAATACGGCAAGGCCCTGCGCGAAATCATGGCGTGCGCCGACCGCATCAACCAGGCGTTCGACGCGGCCCAGCCGTGGGTGATGGCCAAGCAGGCCGCCGCCAATCCGGAACAGAAAGCCGCTTTGCAGGACGTGTGTTCACGCGCCGTGGCCGGCTTCAAGGCCCTGTCGGTCATGCTGACGCCGGTGCTGCCGGTGATCGCGACGCGCGTGGCCCGCGAACTGTTCGGCCTGGACCGCGATTTTGTGTGGTCGGACGCCGCCGTGCTGCCCGACCATGTGGCGTCGTATCAGCACCTGGCGCAGCGGGTCGACCCCAAGATGCTGGACGCGCTGTTCGAGCCGCCCCCGGCCCCGGCCGCGCCTGCCCTGATTCCGGGGGGCGAGCCGATCGCCGACACCATCACCATCGATGACTTTGCCAAGATCGACCTGCGCATCGCCAAAATCGTGAACTGCGAGCACGTCGACGGATCCGACAAGCTGCTGCGCCTGACGCTGGATGCGGGCGAAGGCCGGATGCGGAATGTGTTTTCGGGGATCAAATCGGCGTACGAGCCGGCCGATCTGATCGGCAAGCTGACGGTGCTGGTCGCCAACCTGGCGCCGCGCAAGATGAAGTTCGGCGTGTCGGAAGGGATGGTGCTCGCCGCGAGCGATCGCGACGAGAAGGCCAAGCCGGGTATCTATGTGCTGGAGCCGGTGGACGGCGCCACGCCCGGCATGCGGGTCAGGTAG
- a CDS encoding SIMPL domain-containing protein (The SIMPL domain is named for its presence in mouse protein SIMPL (signalling molecule that associates with mouse pelle-like kinase). Bacterial member BP26, from Brucella, was shown to assemble into a channel-like structure, while YggE from E. coli has been associated with resistance to oxidative stress.), which yields MARFLTRTALSAALSAALSTTALTAALLAPGVASAQMPAQYAQAPARPELPQLSLEAAASSDVAQDKVEVTLAKEIEGADQAQLSDQLNKVLASTLATAKRNTKVESRSGNYRVWANTDRNGKITGWRGRAELFLESKDFVAASTLAGELGQAMAVSNINFSLSREAREAEEQRLLQEAAKAFGVRATSAAQAFGFGSYAVKTLDLSGSGTVYSPRPMMMRAASADAKMAEALPLEAGKATVTVSVRGTVELLGTQQR from the coding sequence ATGGCCCGTTTTCTGACTCGTACTGCCCTGTCCGCCGCCTTGTCCGCCGCGCTGTCCACCACGGCGCTGACCGCCGCCCTGCTTGCGCCGGGCGTGGCGTCCGCGCAGATGCCAGCGCAGTATGCCCAGGCCCCGGCCCGTCCGGAACTGCCACAGCTGTCGCTGGAAGCCGCGGCGTCAAGCGACGTGGCCCAGGACAAGGTCGAGGTCACCCTGGCCAAGGAAATCGAAGGTGCTGACCAGGCGCAGCTGTCGGACCAGTTGAACAAGGTGCTGGCATCGACGCTGGCGACGGCCAAACGCAACACCAAGGTCGAGTCCCGCAGCGGCAACTACCGCGTGTGGGCCAACACCGACCGCAACGGCAAGATCACCGGCTGGCGCGGCCGCGCCGAACTGTTCTTGGAATCCAAGGATTTCGTGGCGGCATCGACCCTGGCTGGCGAATTGGGCCAGGCCATGGCGGTGTCCAACATCAACTTCTCGTTGTCGCGCGAAGCCCGCGAGGCCGAAGAACAGCGCCTGCTGCAGGAAGCCGCCAAGGCCTTTGGTGTGCGGGCCACCAGCGCTGCGCAAGCGTTCGGCTTTGGCAGCTATGCGGTCAAGACGCTGGACCTGAGCGGCAGCGGCACGGTGTACTCGCCCCGCCCGATGATGATGCGCGCGGCGTCTGCCGACGCCAAGATGGCCGAGGCCCTGCCGCTGGAAGCCGGCAAGGCCACGGTAACCGTGTCAGTGCGCGGCACCGTGGAATTGCTGGGCACGCAACAACGCTGA
- a CDS encoding 4-oxalomesaconate tautomerase gives MQKTIPCVFMRGGTSRGPYFLKDWLPQDIETRDKVLLSAMGSPHELQLDGLGGANSLTSKVAIVSKSAHPDCDVDYLFAQVSIDRALVDTRPNCGNMLSGVGPFAIEQGLVPAQNGETLVRIYNVNTKSTINAVVQTPGGKVEYEGDAKIDGVNGTGAPIRLNFLDAWGTVTGKVFPTGNLIDEIDGVQVTCIDAAMPMMIVRATDMGWKGDEKPVDLDANLEFMARLEKMRREAGLKMGLGDVSDSVIPKPVLVSKGAHDGQLVSRYFTPLKCHRSHAVTGAIGVATAYVTPGTVPYGLSVERQPGIHRIEIAHPSGRIEVDVELAQGETSVEVTGAGLIRTARKIMEGQLYIPSHILPETILPGTTS, from the coding sequence ATGCAAAAAACCATTCCCTGCGTCTTCATGCGAGGCGGCACCTCCCGCGGTCCTTATTTCCTCAAGGACTGGCTTCCCCAGGATATCGAAACGCGCGACAAGGTCCTCCTGTCCGCGATGGGCTCGCCCCACGAACTCCAGCTGGACGGCCTGGGCGGCGCCAATTCTTTGACGAGCAAGGTCGCCATCGTCTCGAAGTCGGCCCATCCGGACTGCGACGTCGATTACCTGTTCGCGCAGGTATCGATCGACCGCGCCCTGGTCGACACGCGACCCAATTGCGGCAACATGCTGTCGGGCGTCGGCCCGTTCGCCATCGAGCAGGGCCTGGTGCCCGCGCAGAACGGCGAGACCCTGGTCCGCATCTACAACGTGAATACCAAGTCGACCATCAATGCCGTCGTGCAGACGCCCGGCGGCAAGGTCGAATATGAAGGCGACGCCAAGATCGACGGCGTCAACGGGACCGGCGCGCCGATCCGCCTGAACTTCCTGGATGCCTGGGGCACGGTCACCGGCAAGGTGTTCCCGACCGGCAACCTGATCGACGAGATCGACGGCGTGCAGGTCACCTGCATCGACGCCGCCATGCCCATGATGATCGTCCGCGCGACCGACATGGGCTGGAAGGGCGACGAAAAGCCGGTGGATCTGGACGCCAACCTGGAATTCATGGCCCGCCTGGAAAAGATGCGCCGCGAAGCGGGCCTGAAAATGGGCCTGGGCGACGTGTCGGACAGCGTCATTCCCAAGCCGGTGCTGGTGAGCAAGGGCGCGCACGACGGCCAGCTCGTATCTCGTTACTTCACGCCCCTCAAGTGTCACCGTTCGCATGCCGTTACCGGTGCCATCGGTGTCGCCACGGCGTATGTCACGCCGGGCACGGTACCCTATGGTCTGTCGGTAGAACGGCAGCCCGGCATCCACCGGATTGAAATTGCCCACCCCTCTGGCCGCATCGAAGTCGATGTGGAACTGGCTCAAGGGGAAACCTCGGTCGAAGTCACCGGCGCGGGACTGATCCGCACGGCGCGCAAGATCATGGAAGGTCAGCTCTACATTCCCAGCCATATCCTGCCTGAGACTATTCTGCCCGGTACGACCTCGTAA
- a CDS encoding sulfite exporter TauE/SafE family protein, which yields MDLSFIAALLVLGAATGFAAGLLGIGGGMIMVPFLTLLFTWQKMPADLIIHAAIATSMASILFTSVSSVTAHQKKGAIRWNIVGQFAPGLVIGGLLAGGAVFAVLKTGWLALLFTLFVGYSAVQMLLNKKPKPSRQMPGVVGTAAAGTGIGFLSGLVGAGGGFVSVPFMTWCNVPLHNAVATSAALGFPIALANTAGYIWSGMQQQITYPGMFGYVYWPALLVLIVSSVLTAPLGANAAHKLPVATLKRVFAWVLMALALYMAYKAYTAFAV from the coding sequence ATGGACCTTTCCTTTATTGCCGCCCTGCTTGTGCTGGGCGCTGCCACCGGTTTTGCCGCCGGCCTGCTTGGCATTGGCGGCGGCATGATCATGGTGCCGTTCCTGACCCTGCTGTTTACCTGGCAGAAAATGCCGGCGGACCTGATCATCCACGCGGCCATCGCCACGTCGATGGCGTCCATCCTGTTCACCTCGGTCTCCAGCGTGACCGCCCATCAGAAGAAGGGCGCCATCCGCTGGAACATCGTCGGGCAGTTCGCGCCCGGACTGGTGATCGGCGGCCTCCTGGCCGGGGGCGCGGTGTTCGCGGTGCTCAAGACCGGCTGGCTGGCGCTGCTCTTTACCCTGTTCGTGGGGTATTCGGCCGTACAGATGCTGTTGAACAAAAAGCCCAAGCCCAGCCGGCAGATGCCCGGCGTCGTGGGCACGGCCGCGGCCGGCACGGGCATCGGCTTCCTGTCCGGCCTGGTCGGCGCGGGCGGCGGCTTTGTGTCGGTACCTTTCATGACCTGGTGCAATGTACCGCTGCATAACGCCGTGGCGACCTCGGCGGCGCTGGGCTTTCCGATCGCGCTGGCCAATACGGCGGGTTACATCTGGTCAGGCATGCAGCAGCAGATCACCTACCCCGGCATGTTCGGCTATGTATATTGGCCAGCACTGCTCGTGCTCATCGTTTCGAGTGTCCTGACCGCGCCGCTTGGCGCCAATGCGGCCCACAAGCTGCCGGTCGCGACCCTGAAACGGGTGTTTGCCTGGGTCCTGATGGCGCTTGCGCTCTACATGGCCTACAAGGCGTACACCGCGTTCGCCGTCTGA
- the lgt gene encoding prolipoprotein diacylglyceryl transferase: MLVHPEFSPIAFAIGPVAVRWYGLMYLLAFLFAWGLGRWRISHGKTSLTHRDLDDLLFYSVLGVVIGGRLGYVFFYKASYYLAHPLEIFEVWQGGMSFHGGLLGVLFVMAVFARSRGKRFLEIGDFVAPLVPLGLAAGRMGNFINGELWGRATTVSWGMIFPQAGDNIPRHPSQLYEFGAEGLLLFLLVWGFASKSRPIGQISAVFLMGYGVARFLVEYTREPDNFLGLLAAGFTMGQWLSIPMVVIGAIMFYLSRRSPHAVV; the protein is encoded by the coding sequence ATGCTGGTTCATCCTGAATTTTCTCCGATCGCGTTTGCCATCGGCCCCGTCGCGGTCCGTTGGTACGGCCTGATGTACCTGCTCGCTTTCCTGTTTGCGTGGGGATTGGGACGCTGGCGCATTTCGCACGGCAAGACGTCGCTGACGCATCGTGATCTGGACGATCTGTTGTTCTATAGCGTGCTGGGCGTCGTGATCGGCGGGCGGCTGGGGTATGTCTTCTTCTACAAGGCCAGCTATTACCTGGCGCACCCGCTGGAGATCTTTGAAGTCTGGCAGGGCGGCATGTCCTTCCACGGCGGCCTGCTGGGTGTGCTGTTCGTCATGGCCGTGTTCGCGCGCAGCCGCGGCAAGCGCTTTCTTGAAATCGGCGACTTCGTGGCGCCCCTGGTGCCGCTGGGCCTGGCCGCTGGCCGCATGGGCAACTTCATCAACGGCGAACTGTGGGGCCGCGCCACCACCGTGTCGTGGGGCATGATCTTCCCGCAGGCCGGCGACAACATTCCACGTCACCCGTCGCAGCTGTATGAATTCGGCGCCGAAGGTTTGCTGCTGTTCCTGCTGGTGTGGGGCTTTGCCAGCAAGTCGCGGCCGATCGGCCAGATCAGCGCCGTCTTTTTGATGGGATATGGCGTGGCGCGCTTCCTGGTGGAATACACCCGCGAGCCAGACAACTTCCTGGGCTTGCTGGCGGCGGGGTTCACCATGGGGCAGTGGCTGTCGATCCCGATGGTGGTGATCGGCGCGATCATGTTCTACCTGTCGCGCCGCAGTCCCCACGCGGTGGTCTGA
- a CDS encoding segregation and condensation protein A, with amino-acid sequence MAGQLPSGKALAALSAPDVDSTPDTIDGVAIARLYGEPLFALPNDLYIPPDALEVFLETFEGPLDLLLYLIRKQNFNVLDIPMAEVTKQYLSYVEQIRVHNLELAAEYLLMAALLIEIKSRMLLPVRKSDSDEDVEDPRAELVRRLLEYEQMKLAARKIDALPQLGRDFVRTGVLLDQTTERRLPDVTAIDLRDAWAEIVRRAKLNAHHHISREELSVRDHMSQILRRLQGVRYMEFTELFMQKVQEGAGVPIIVVHFIAMLELARESLLDITQAEPYAPIYVRLGFTAIAQDA; translated from the coding sequence GTGGCCGGACAGCTGCCCAGCGGCAAGGCGTTGGCCGCCTTGAGCGCGCCCGACGTGGATAGCACGCCCGATACCATCGACGGCGTTGCGATCGCTCGCCTGTACGGCGAGCCCCTGTTCGCGCTGCCCAACGATCTGTACATCCCGCCCGATGCGCTCGAAGTCTTTCTCGAAACCTTCGAAGGCCCGCTGGACCTGCTGCTGTACCTGATCCGCAAGCAGAACTTCAACGTCCTCGACATTCCGATGGCCGAGGTCACGAAGCAGTACCTGTCGTATGTGGAACAGATCCGGGTGCACAACCTGGAACTGGCTGCCGAATACCTGCTGATGGCGGCGCTGCTGATCGAGATCAAGTCGCGCATGCTGCTGCCGGTGCGCAAATCCGATTCCGACGAAGACGTCGAGGATCCGCGCGCCGAACTGGTCCGCCGCCTGCTGGAATACGAGCAGATGAAGCTGGCCGCCCGCAAGATCGACGCGCTGCCGCAGTTGGGCCGCGACTTTGTGCGCACGGGCGTGCTGCTGGACCAGACCACCGAACGGCGCCTGCCCGACGTGACCGCGATTGACCTGCGCGATGCCTGGGCCGAGATCGTGCGCCGCGCCAAGCTCAATGCCCACCACCATATCTCGCGCGAAGAACTGTCGGTGCGCGACCATATGAGCCAGATCCTGCGCCGCCTGCAGGGCGTGCGCTACATGGAATTCACCGAGCTGTTCATGCAGAAGGTGCAGGAAGGCGCCGGCGTGCCGATCATTGTCGTGCACTTCATCGCCATGCTGGAACTGGCGCGCGAATCGCTGCTGGATATCACCCAGGCCGAACCCTACGCACCCATCTATGTGCGCCTGGGATTCACCGCCATTGCTCAGGACGCCTGA
- a CDS encoding LysR family transcriptional regulator, whose protein sequence is MARINFDLQELQAFVAVAERSSFRAAAEDLHLSQPALSRRIEKLETILGARLLDRTTRHVALTNVGRVFLEHARAALAELESAMLGVVDLAAQLSGLVSVACVPSAAYYFLPSVLKEFAARYPRIRVRVIDEGANFVLNAVTSGRADFGINFIGTQETEVEFRSIFKEDFVLAVRNDHALATRKSVTWEDLAGERFMTVHKDSGNRLLIDAALAKGGKRAQGAFEVSHVLTLLGMVEAGLGVAAVPQLALPLTTHPTLIGIPLMKPRVSRTLGLISRHGHTLSPAASVLYGMLRDAGKAARS, encoded by the coding sequence ATGGCGCGCATCAATTTCGACCTCCAGGAATTGCAGGCATTCGTTGCTGTCGCTGAACGTTCCAGCTTTCGCGCCGCTGCCGAAGACCTGCACCTGTCGCAGCCGGCGCTCAGCCGTCGCATCGAAAAGCTGGAAACCATCCTAGGCGCGCGCCTGCTCGACCGCACCACACGGCATGTGGCCCTGACCAACGTGGGGCGCGTGTTCCTGGAACACGCCCGCGCCGCGCTGGCCGAACTGGAAAGCGCCATGCTGGGCGTGGTCGACCTGGCCGCGCAACTGAGCGGGCTGGTCAGCGTGGCCTGCGTGCCGTCCGCCGCCTATTACTTCCTGCCGTCGGTACTGAAGGAATTTGCCGCCCGCTACCCGCGGATCCGGGTGCGGGTGATCGATGAGGGCGCCAACTTCGTGCTTAACGCCGTGACGTCCGGCCGCGCCGATTTCGGCATCAACTTCATCGGCACCCAGGAAACCGAAGTCGAATTCCGTTCCATCTTCAAGGAAGACTTCGTGTTGGCGGTACGCAACGATCACGCGCTGGCCACCCGCAAGTCCGTCACCTGGGAAGACCTGGCGGGCGAACGGTTCATGACCGTGCACAAGGACAGCGGCAACCGCCTGCTGATCGACGCCGCGCTGGCCAAAGGCGGCAAGCGGGCGCAGGGCGCGTTCGAAGTCAGCCACGTGCTGACCCTGCTGGGCATGGTCGAAGCCGGGCTGGGCGTGGCCGCGGTGCCCCAACTGGCGCTGCCATTGACCACCCACCCCACCCTGATCGGCATTCCGCTCATGAAACCCCGCGTCAGCCGCACGCTGGGACTGATCTCGCGCCATGGCCACACGCTGTCGCCGGCGGCCAGCGTGCTCTACGGCATGCTGCGCGACGCCGGCAAAGCCGCCCGCAGTTAG
- a CDS encoding DUF3460 family protein, translating to MAKSYESEITHFLQKLKEERPQLDAEQQQGRARLWDKTIDPELTQEFDASTVSQKPYVYFSAD from the coding sequence ATGGCCAAGAGTTACGAGTCCGAAATCACGCACTTCCTGCAAAAACTGAAGGAAGAGCGTCCCCAGCTGGATGCCGAGCAGCAGCAAGGCCGCGCCCGCCTGTGGGACAAGACCATCGATCCGGAACTGACGCAGGAATTCGATGCGTCCACCGTTTCGCAGAAGCCGTACGTCTACTTCTCCGCCGACTGA
- a CDS encoding cell division protein ZapA, translated as MERLDVTILGREYPLACAPEEQEALLEAASMVDRAMQRIKAAGKIGSTERIAVLAALQIAGDLLNAKAPDGPLSQLAVGDYKRKIEGMNQMLDAELGSQDKLF; from the coding sequence ATGGAACGCCTTGACGTCACCATTCTGGGACGCGAGTATCCGCTTGCCTGCGCCCCGGAAGAACAGGAAGCCTTGCTCGAAGCCGCGAGCATGGTCGATCGGGCCATGCAGCGTATCAAAGCCGCCGGCAAGATCGGCAGCACGGAACGCATCGCCGTCCTGGCAGCCCTGCAGATTGCTGGCGACCTGCTGAATGCGAAGGCGCCCGATGGCCCGCTGTCGCAACTTGCAGTCGGTGACTACAAGCGTAAGATTGAAGGCATGAACCAGATGCTCGACGCCGAGCTCGGTTCGCAAGACAAGCTTTTTTGA
- the panC gene encoding pantoate--beta-alanine ligase: protein MKVVHTIEELRDQLRGQLRVSFVPTMGNLHEGHLALMKTARHHGDPVVASIFVNRLQFGPNEDFDRYPRTLASDIAKLEADRNVYALFAPDEREMYPEPQSYRVQPPSELGDILEGEFRPGFFQGVCTVVLKLLSCVQPKVAVFGKKDYQQLMVVRAMCRQFQLPIEIIPQETVRAADGLALSSRNMYLTPDDRAEAPQLYAALQSVKTRLHEGERDADALGRFATDHLNARGWKVDYVAVRRQRDLKAPTADDMHGGEPLVVLSAAKLGATRLIDNLEL, encoded by the coding sequence ATGAAGGTTGTCCACACCATTGAAGAGCTGCGCGACCAATTGCGCGGCCAGTTGCGAGTCTCGTTCGTGCCGACGATGGGCAACCTGCATGAAGGTCACCTGGCGCTGATGAAGACCGCGCGGCACCATGGCGACCCGGTCGTGGCCAGTATCTTCGTGAACCGCCTGCAGTTCGGGCCGAACGAAGACTTTGACCGCTATCCCCGCACCCTGGCATCCGACATCGCCAAGCTGGAAGCCGACCGCAATGTGTATGCGTTGTTCGCCCCGGACGAGCGCGAGATGTATCCCGAGCCGCAAAGCTACCGGGTGCAGCCGCCGTCGGAGCTGGGCGACATCCTGGAAGGGGAATTTCGCCCCGGCTTTTTCCAGGGCGTGTGCACCGTAGTGCTCAAGCTGCTGTCCTGTGTCCAGCCCAAGGTCGCGGTGTTCGGCAAGAAGGACTATCAGCAGCTGATGGTGGTGCGCGCCATGTGCCGCCAGTTCCAGTTGCCGATCGAGATCATCCCGCAGGAAACGGTACGCGCCGCCGACGGCCTCGCCCTGTCGTCGCGCAATATGTATCTGACGCCAGACGACCGGGCCGAAGCGCCGCAGTTGTACGCCGCGCTGCAGTCGGTCAAGACGCGCCTGCACGAAGGCGAACGTGATGCCGACGCGCTGGGCCGCTTCGCGACCGACCATCTGAATGCCCGCGGCTGGAAGGTCGATTACGTGGCCGTGCGCCGCCAGCGCGACCTGAAGGCGCCCACCGCCGACGACATGCACGGCGGCGAACCGCTGGTCGTGCTGTCGGCCGCCAAGCTGGGCGCAACGCGCCTCATCGACAACCTCGAGCTCTGA
- a CDS encoding DUF6356 family protein encodes MSKLSFTEHPRNVGETYVEHLGVSWSFARSMFRAGFAALIHGLFPFLCVTTGSSIVKRLNDRMVVNRIRQQSKTTT; translated from the coding sequence ATGTCCAAGCTGTCTTTCACCGAACACCCGCGCAACGTCGGTGAAACCTATGTCGAACACCTTGGCGTGTCCTGGAGCTTCGCCCGCAGCATGTTTCGCGCCGGTTTCGCCGCGCTGATCCACGGTTTGTTTCCGTTCCTGTGCGTGACCACCGGGTCGTCCATCGTCAAGCGCCTGAACGACCGGATGGTCGTGAACCGGATCCGGCAACAGTCGAAGACGACTACCTGA